AGGCCAGCGCCTTCTCCGCCGCCAGCGGCTCGATCACCGCCGCCACCTCGCTGGCCAGCGCGCACAGGTCCGCCGGGGCGATCCGGACCTCGATGCGCCCCGCCTCCAGCTTCGCGAAGGAGAGGACCTCCTCGATGAGCCCGCGCAGGTGGCGCGACGCGGCGCCGATCCGCCCCAGCGCCTCCCGCTGGGGATCCACCAGGGGGCCGTGGATCTCCATTTCCAGCAGCTGCAGGTGGCCGAGCACGGCGTTCAGCGGGGTGCGCAGCTCGTGGCTCATGGTGGCCAGGAACTCGCTCTTGGCGCGGTTGGCCTCTTCCGCGGCGATGCGGCGGTGCGCCTGCGCCCGCGTGAGCGCGAAGAGGAGGCCGCTCACCAGGACCCCGCCGAGCGCAAGGGCGGGCACCACGGCGCGGGTGGACCCCGCCTCGAAGGCCGGCTGCGAGGCGACGGCCACCGTCCAGGGGTGCCCGGCGACCTGGAGGGTGCGGGTGGCGGTGAAGGCGGGCTCGTGCCCCGGGGGGCGAGGGGAGGCGTGCAGCAGCGCCTCGGGCCGGGTCCCGGTGCTGTCGTACACCCGGAAGCGGACGCGCGGCGCCGCCTCCGAGCCGAAGATCCCGGCGAACAGGTCGTCCGCGCGGAAGGGGCTGTAGACGAACCCAAGGAGCGAGTCCCGCCGCGCCTCCACGGTGGCGGGAACGCGGTCGCCGCGGTACACGGGGAGGTAGAGGAGGAAGCCGGCCTGGCGCCGGCCGTAGATCTCCTGCCGCAGCGTCACCTTCCCCGAAAGCGCCGGCTCCCCGGTGTCGCGGGCGCGGGCCATGGCCTCCCGGCGGACCGGCTCGGAGTACATGTCGAAGCCGAGCGCCGCGCGGTTGCGTCGGTCCAGAGGCTCCAGGTAGACGATGGCGTGCCTCTCGTCCACGGGGCCGGGGAGCCCCACGGCGAGCCGGCGGGTCCACCCGATCCCCTGCACCCCCGGGAAGCGGCGCTGCACCTCCAGCCGCTCGGCGTAGGCCCGGAACTCCTCGGGGGTGACCGAGTCCGACGCCGCGAACAGGGCGGCCCCGCCGCGCAGCGTGGTGAGGTAGACCTCCAGGCGCCCGTCGATGCGGTCGACCGCAGCCTCCACCGCGTTCTCGAAGCGCATCCGCTCGCGGTCGCGCGTGGCGGCGTCCAGCGCGAGCGTGGCCGCCACGGTGAGGAGGAGCGAGACCGCCAGCACCATCCAGGGCGCGTGCGCGCCCCGGTCCGCCCCGGCGGGCGTGCGCCGCGGCGGCGGACGTCGGATCGGCATCGGGGCGGCGGGGTGGGTCGTCCGCCCTCTACCGGGCGGGGGCGACCGGCACCCAGGCGCGGGTGTTCTCCCAGGTGAGCGCCAGCACGCTCTGCCCGCCTCGCGGCTCCACCGCGATGGTGAACTGCTCCACCGGCGCGGCCACGCGCTCGGTCTGCATGGGGACGCGCACCAGGTCCTGCGCCGGGTCGTACTCGGTCCCCCACTGCCCGGTCTGCCGGTTGATCACCAGCGTCCACTCCCGCTCCCCGGGGATCGTCCAGAGCGTGTAGCTCCCCGCCGGCACGCGGGCCCCGCCGATGGTGAGGTCCCGGTCGGTGCGGAGGTGGGT
Above is a genomic segment from Longimicrobiaceae bacterium containing:
- a CDS encoding CHASE domain-containing protein, which codes for MPIRRPPPRRTPAGADRGAHAPWMVLAVSLLLTVAATLALDAATRDRERMRFENAVEAAVDRIDGRLEVYLTTLRGGAALFAASDSVTPEEFRAYAERLEVQRRFPGVQGIGWTRRLAVGLPGPVDERHAIVYLEPLDRRNRAALGFDMYSEPVRREAMARARDTGEPALSGKVTLRQEIYGRRQAGFLLYLPVYRGDRVPATVEARRDSLLGFVYSPFRADDLFAGIFGSEAAPRVRFRVYDSTGTRPEALLHASPRPPGHEPAFTATRTLQVAGHPWTVAVASQPAFEAGSTRAVVPALALGGVLVSGLLFALTRAQAHRRIAAEEANRAKSEFLATMSHELRTPLNAVLGHLQLLEMEIHGPLVDPQREALGRIGAASRHLRGLIEEVLSFAKLEAGRIEVRIAPADLCALASEVAAVIEPLAAEKALAFRIEACEGADAVPTDADKVRQIVINLAGNAVKFTERGEVRIQVEVRGGEVAIAVADTGPGISSRDQARLFRPFEQLQSGFSRSHEGTGLGLYLSGRYAALIGGRIEVESQPGRGSVFTLVLPVEGPELSEDGRGAAEEPVGDADAEPERSAQAGSS